cATCTCCTTCACACATAATTGTTGCTCAACCTGGCCACAACCTCTCTAACAACAATACAACTTCGGGGTATCAACAACAACACTCGTGTAGCCACAAATACAAATCTTTAGTTCACCTTCTCCagaaacacaacaaaaaataatactCTCATCTTCCCACAAATATCAACAGCTACCAACAAATTACCTTCACACATCAGTGGTGTCCACCATGACCACTACCTCACTAACCACAACAAGCCTTTGTTACTACACAACCCCTCACAGCTCATAATGTAATCCAGATTTCTAGCTATAAAAATCAAAGTCAATAGGAATAATACCTACCTTATTCACATACCTAACATCCAATTCCCTATGACCTCCACAATCCTATATGTGGTTGctattttaattaaacaaaCCAACCACAAACATATCATCCACAACCAATACAACATCAAGTTACATCAACAAGGTCCAACTACCATCCCACTGGCAGCACTCAGCTAAATGAAACACTATGAGATTAAGAACCATCCAAACCACAGAGCCGCACCCACAAATTCATTCATAATACGATCACTTCAAACACCTCATTCCACTCAAAGGTCTTATGTTAAACAACGCTCCAAACCACAACCACACATCCACCAGATCATCCATACAATGTACAAACAATTCAAATGACGGTTCAGCCCACTGAGCCAGAACACAATACCATATGCAACATACTAACCAAACCAACATGGATACCACAAACATCAGACTtactttccaaaaacaaaaaactcttTGACCACGCGTAACCAAACCACTACTTAAAATCCATATTGCtaattcataaatcataacCAAAGCGTTCTTGTTCACACCATCGGTGGCATTAACATCTCtattacaaaaatacaaaaacaattaCTCCTTGAGGTCACACAGGttcaatacaaaaaaatattatctccaCACCTCATTACAATACCCATTCACAAAAAGTCTTAAATTATAGAGAACTCCATCTCCATTCAAATCGGAGCAGTGCAATTAGTCATGTTGTGTCCTTCTGAGCCATTAGatcttcttttaaaaaatgatttaacggccagaaaaaaaatcctaaaacccATACAACTACTTTTACTTTTGcacatttttcatttattccAACCAAAGAGTTATCTGGTTTGGTTCCTTAAATGGAACATCCTCTTCCCAATTTCGCTAGTTAACACTAGGAGGGTTTTTGTGTCCAAGAAAAAGACACATGTCCCAACAATGTGTCCTATATCCACAAAGTGCCTTTCAGCGTTAACAAAAGACACAAAGTGTCTCCCAGTGTAAACGTCTCTTAACTTAATGCCAATAATTTGGAATAGGCAAAACGAGAGAGAAATGATATGCAAGCAAATGTTAATAACATCATGGCGATCAACAACAAGACAATCAGAGGCGTGTTTACCATGGTTTTGATAAGGCTTCTCCCTTAGGCCCCTGTAAAATGTGCAATTTTTAGGACCCcctaattttataaaattagtcTGTAAAGCTAAATGTATAGTTTTAGGTAGATTTTCACATGATTCTGAATTTGACTTTTGTTTTCGATGAATGCttttattctaataaatttcAAGATGTGTTATAACTAAAATGCAAATAATTAATTGAAGAACTGACATGGTATAACTCACAGTTCTGGTTTTcgcttttcttttgttacttattataatccaatttttttcttaCCAAAAGTTAgctatttgtatttttatttatacattatgATAGTTTGATGAAATagtttatagaaaaaataaataatacgttttaacaaacatatttttttatctatcatcatttttttaaacgacAAAATGTTCTATACTTTATCTACCATTATtattattcaatattttttattattacttttatttctattattttatcattgtatttatatgattatttttatctttctaAATACCAAATCATTATTTTAACTTTCTCTAAAAATACCAGTTTTCTACTTATCATTTTAacctttattttcaaataacaaattaatcatattataaaaaattatttttaaaattcgcCTTGAACCCCCAAAAATCGTCGCACGACACTGAAGACAATCATGACATCCCTATCTACTATGATACCAAAAATAGTCATGAATTAGTCACTAGCTATTAACAAACTAAACATTTCGTAGTAATTTAGAAacaacaaaatctataaaaataaatatataatactaaaagtatgaatgaaaatttaattggatgtatatataatatcacACATCTAATAACAACATGGAATTTACATTGGACTTGTTGTTGTATACATGTCATTGTATATACTAAGGGATACCTTGACCTATTATCCCATCTCAAGTTATAGTTCTCTTGCTTAGAAGTCACAAAGCAATCCACTTTGGGTTCCATGCCCAATTTTCTCATTTCTAGAgaaataaagatatatattgataaaaagatATCTCACAAATTAGCTTCTCTTATCGCGCCATTCTTAACTCCCTTAAGTGTTTTAGCTTAGCTTATTCTCTTCTGTCTTCTCGGTACTCATGTTGGTGTCTCTGtcctctctttttctctttatcgCTCTTGCTAAATCTTTATTAATTCTATTGATACGTAAAATTTTGCAGGAGAGCTGAAGATAATAACACTTTTGATCTCAATAACTTACCTGATGATCCTTCTATAGACTTTTTCCCATTATTTAAAGAAggctcatcttcatcttcatcctctGGTACATACTAGTCTAGCTTATTTTACtctctttattttattaattcgaACTATTAAATCATCTAATCACCAGATGTACACTTGATTATTTATTATGAGAATCAAATTAATATAGTATTGAGTAGGAGGATTTAGAGAGAAGCACATCAAAGATGGAAAAGAGTACGAATGTAGATTTTGTTCACTCAAGTTCTTCAAATCTCAAGCTCTCGGTGGCCACATGAACCGCCACCGTCAAGGCAAGAGACCCCGTTTTTATATAGTAtgtgtatatattaatatatatgagtttgcataaataaatttaacttttGTTATGGTGATTTTAGAGAGGGAGACGGAGTCACTAAACAAAGCACGTGAACTTCTTCGCAACAATACATTTCCTCGTCATCAAGGCCCTCCATTTAGGTATTTTTgatttctctctttcttatgCAATTTTAATTCGTTTTCCTTTACTATAGATATCATTTTAATCGACATTGTTATATTCTATATAGTTATCAGCATGGAGATTTGCATATAGGAGACCCAATAACACCATACAAACCAATGATGCATCCACCAAGATTGTTCTCCCCCTCCGCACGTCTGCCGCCACCACCACTTGTGCAACCTTATCTTTATCCGCCACGGTCTCCTACCCCACCGTTATCGCTTCCTTACCGTTGCACCAACGACTACTATTTGCACAACAATGGTACACATCACCAAACCCTAGCAAATAGCGGTTGCGGTGGTCGCTCACCGCCTGAATCTAGATACACCTTCATCGGTTCACCCGTGGCTAATGGCTCTAGGGTTGCTCCTCCTCTTTCGCAGCCTCTACCTCCACATCATGGTTATAATTAAGGCAATGGAAcaaatgtgtgtgttttaataaaattttatccaTTAATGTTAGATTTTATCCATATTTTGTGGAATATTGAAAGAGACATGCCAAAGTAATTGataatgaaaaaatgaaattcaCACTGGAGAGGGAGTGTTGTATTTTGGAGTTATGTGAGAAGTTTGTATTTGTATGAAGGAGCAgctttaaactatttttattttgttttttcttattatcGTCTACCACTTTCTGGTTCGGAACTGTTTGTGAGACCAAGTGTTGTCTCGTTCTATATTTGTTCTTTGAACTTTTCTTTTTCCTCTGGAGAAATAAAAAGAACACAGAAGTGGCGAAAGACTAGGGAGAGGAGAGATCAACTTAGTTTTGGACTTCTTCTACGTGACTTATAACTAACTCTTATGTTTAATCCTTCTAATTTACATTTATGATTATCTATTTTTGCAacatttttgataaataaattgtGGTCTTTATGCTTAATTTTTTTCGTTAACGAATTAATCGTCATGACATTATACATTACAAATCTAAGAAAATCTTCAGGCGCAAGTTGTACCGTCAAAAACAGATTAACGGCTCAAGGCGATACAATCACACGTGAATTTGACATGTAGAATTATTGATCGTAATATTATCCATGCAATGTTTTCATAgtatataatagtataaataaCTAGCgttaataaaaatatctaagaaAATCCAAAATGCAAATCTAAGAAAATCTAAAACGCAAAcctaaacagaaaaaaaacaaagtttataTCTTGTAAAGGAGTCAAAATAGCGAtcaagagggagagagagagaacaaatGAGATCTCTCGGCTGAGGCATGTTTCTGTgataaaagaataaataaagAGCTATTCATGGAAAGAAATAAATCATGATTTTGTGAAAGAAGGCTAACCCTATAGATATGTAATCACAGTCTTCCCAAgagttatatgtatatataaaaataaatgaacaatCAGAAAGCGAAGGAGGGGAGTGAGAGGGAGATTGATTGAGTGGATCAGTAATTCAGTATAGATTTTGTGAATGAGTTTAAATTAAGGCCTATTAAAAAGAAGTTGGAATTTTAACTGAGTCACTGAGACATAAACAACTGTGGTAAGGACTTATTGATGCAGTTAAGTTTCTCTTGTTTCAGTCTGACGATTACACAACTCCATGCGGTAAAGACTCGTTGAGGCAgttgagtttttttgttttgctttcagTCTGACGATTACAAACCCTATTATCTTATATCAGCTTTTACTATTTCTTAGCTTTGCTCCTCG
The window above is part of the Brassica napus cultivar Da-Ae chromosome C8, Da-Ae, whole genome shotgun sequence genome. Proteins encoded here:
- the LOC106359331 gene encoding zinc finger protein JAGGED-like, translated to MRAEDNNTFDLNNLPDDPSIDFFPLFKEGSSSSSSSGGFREKHIKDGKEYECRFCSLKFFKSQALGGHMNRHRQERETESLNKARELLRNNTFPRHQGPPFSYQHGDLHIGDPITPYKPMMHPPRLFSPSARLPPPPLVQPYLYPPRSPTPPLSLPYRCTNDYYLHNNGTHHQTLANSGCGGRSPPESRYTFIGSPVANGSRVAPPLSQPLPPHHGYN